The following coding sequences are from one Saccopteryx bilineata isolate mSacBil1 chromosome 3, mSacBil1_pri_phased_curated, whole genome shotgun sequence window:
- the RABGGTB gene encoding geranylgeranyl transferase type-2 subunit beta isoform X2, with the protein MGTPQKDVVIKSDAPDTLLLEKHADYIASYGSKKDDYEYCMSEYLRMSGIYWGLTVMDLMGQLHRMNKEEILTFIKSCQHECGGISASIGHDPHLLYTLSAVQILILYDSINVIDINKVVEYVQSLQKEDGSFAGDIWGEIDTRFSFCAVATLALLGKLDAVNVEKAIEFVISCMNFDGGFGCRPGSESHAGQIYCCTGFLAITNQLHQVNSDLLGWWLCERQLPSGGLNGRPEKLPDVCYSWWVLASLKIIGRLHWIDREKLRNFILACQDEETGGFADRPGDMANPFHTLFGIAGLSLLGEEQIKPVSPVFCMPEEVLQRVNVQPELVS; encoded by the exons ATG ggCACACCTCAGAAGGACGTTGTTATCAAATCAGATGCACCTGACACGCTGTTATTGGAGAAGCATGCAGATTATATCGCATCCTATGGCTCGAAGAAAGATGATTAT GAATACTGTATGTCTGAGTACCTGAGAATGAGTGGCATCTATTGGGGTCTGACAGTAATGGATCTAATGGGACAACTACATCGcatgaataaagaagaaattctgACATTTATTAAGTCATGTCAACACGAGTGTGGTGGAATAAGTGCTAGCATTGGACACGATCCTCATCTTTTGTACACTCTGAGTGCCGTCCAG ATTCTTATTCTCTATGATAGTATTAATGTTATTGACATAAATAAAGTTGTGGAATATGTTCAGAGTCTACAGAAAGAAGATGGTTCTTTTGCTGGAGATATTTGGG gagaaaTTGATACAAGATTCTCTTTTTGTGCTGTGGCAACTTTGGCTCTATTG gGGAAGCTGGATGCTGTTAATGTGGAAAAGGCAATTGAATTTGTTATATCATGTATGAACTTTGATGGTGGATTTGGTTGTAGGCCAGGTTCTGAGTCCCATGCTGGGCAG ATCTATTGTTGCACAGGATTCCTGGCTATTACTAATCAGTTGCATCAAGTAAATTCTGATTTACTCGGTTGGTGGCTTTGTGAACGACAGTTACCTTCAGGTGGACTGAATGGAAGGCCAGAGAAG TTACCAGATGTATGCTATTCATGGTGGGTATTGGCTTCCCTAAAGATAATTGGAAGGCTTCATTGGATTGATAGAGAGAAATTACGTAATTTCATCTTAGCATGTCAAGATGAAGAAACTGGAGGATTTGCAGACAGGCCAGGAGATATGGCAA ATCCTTTTCATACTTTATTTGGTATTGCTGGATTGTCACTTTTGGGAGAAGAACAAATTAAACCTGTTAGTCCTGTTTTTTGCATGCCTGAAGAAGTACTTCAGAGAGTGAATGTTCAGCCTGAACTAGTGAGCTAG
- the RABGGTB gene encoding geranylgeranyl transferase type-2 subunit beta isoform X1, with protein MGTPQKDVVIKSDAPDTLLLEKHADYIASYGSKKDDYEYCMSEYLRMSGIYWGLTVMDLMGQLHRMNKEEILTFIKSCQHECGGISASIGHDPHLLYTLSAVQILILYDSINVIDINKVVEYVQSLQKEDGSFAGDIWGEIDTRFSFCAVATLALLGKLDAVNVEKAIEFVISCMNFDGGFGCRPGSESHAGQIYCCTGFLAITNQLHQVNSDLLGWWLCERQLPSGGLNGRPEKLPDVCYSWWVLASLKIIGRLHWIDREKLRNFILACQDEETGGFADRPGDMVDPFHTLFGIAGLSLLGEEQIKPVSPVFCMPEEVLQRVNVQPELVS; from the exons ATG ggCACACCTCAGAAGGACGTTGTTATCAAATCAGATGCACCTGACACGCTGTTATTGGAGAAGCATGCAGATTATATCGCATCCTATGGCTCGAAGAAAGATGATTAT GAATACTGTATGTCTGAGTACCTGAGAATGAGTGGCATCTATTGGGGTCTGACAGTAATGGATCTAATGGGACAACTACATCGcatgaataaagaagaaattctgACATTTATTAAGTCATGTCAACACGAGTGTGGTGGAATAAGTGCTAGCATTGGACACGATCCTCATCTTTTGTACACTCTGAGTGCCGTCCAG ATTCTTATTCTCTATGATAGTATTAATGTTATTGACATAAATAAAGTTGTGGAATATGTTCAGAGTCTACAGAAAGAAGATGGTTCTTTTGCTGGAGATATTTGGG gagaaaTTGATACAAGATTCTCTTTTTGTGCTGTGGCAACTTTGGCTCTATTG gGGAAGCTGGATGCTGTTAATGTGGAAAAGGCAATTGAATTTGTTATATCATGTATGAACTTTGATGGTGGATTTGGTTGTAGGCCAGGTTCTGAGTCCCATGCTGGGCAG ATCTATTGTTGCACAGGATTCCTGGCTATTACTAATCAGTTGCATCAAGTAAATTCTGATTTACTCGGTTGGTGGCTTTGTGAACGACAGTTACCTTCAGGTGGACTGAATGGAAGGCCAGAGAAG TTACCAGATGTATGCTATTCATGGTGGGTATTGGCTTCCCTAAAGATAATTGGAAGGCTTCATTGGATTGATAGAGAGAAATTACGTAATTTCATCTTAGCATGTCAAGATGAAGAAACTGGAGGATTTGCAGACAGGCCAGGAGATATG gtAGATCCTTTTCATACTTTATTTGGTATTGCTGGATTGTCACTTTTGGGAGAAGAACAAATTAAACCTGTTAGTCCTGTTTTTTGCATGCCTGAAGAAGTACTTCAGAGAGTGAATGTTCAGCCTGAACTAGTGAGCTAG